AAGACCCGATAAACGACCGTCCCGGCGCAGCGCGTTACCGCGGATTTCATAAAAACGATGTAAGTACCTGTATTGGTTGTGGTACCTGTGAATCTATTTGTGAAAACGAAGCCATCGACATGGTTGCCATTGCCAATTTCGAACCGAAAGACGGCGACAGTGGTTTGCGCCCAAAAGTGGATTATGGACGATGCTGCTGGTGTGCACTTTGTGTTGATGTATGTACAACCGGTTCGCTGAGTATGTCGAACGAATATACCTGGGTGGATACCGACCCCGAAAATTTCCGTTTTATTCCGGGTGTGGATGAAAAGAACTGGGACAAAAACGAACTGGGCTGGAAAAAACCGGAAGGCGACGATTACCAGTTTTACGGACTCGAACGCGTTAAAATGGGAGAACTTCATCCGGAAGAAAGAGATGATTCTTTTATTGAAATGATACAGGGTTTCTCGAAAGAGCAAGCCGAAAAAGAAGCCGACCGTTGTGTGGAATGTGGTATTTGTACTGCCACCTGCCCGGCGCACATGGGAATTCCGGAATATATAAAAGCTATTAGAAACGACGATTTGGAAGAAGGTCTGCGTATTTTATACGATACCAATCCGCTACCTGAAATTTGCGGACGGATCTGTACACACAAATGCGAAAGTGTTTGTTCAATCGGTCATAGGGGAGAGCCACTTTCTATACGCTGGCTGAAACGTTACATTGCCGACCAAAATCCGTCGGAAAAGTACAAGACCATTTTAGAAACCGATTTTATTGAGAAAAACGGGAAAAAGATTGCCATTATTGGTTCTGGTCCTGCCGGATTATCAGCGGCTCATTACCTTGCCAAACTTGGTTACGAAGTAGAAATCTTTGAAAAACTGGCGCAAGCCGGTGGTATGATGCGTTTTGGTATTCCTGAATACCGTTTGCCATACGACCAGATTGATAAAGATGTGAATTACATTTTATCGTTGGGCGTAAAAATTCATTACAATGTGAATGTGGGAGCGGATATTACCCTTGAAAAATTGGGAAAAGATTTTGATGCTGTATTTGCCGGAACAGGTCTGCACCTGGGAAGAAGCACACGTATTGAAGGTTCTGACCACGAAAATGTGTATCAGTCGATTGAATTGTTGCGCAAAATCACACAGGGAGAAGAAATCCATGTGGCAGAAAAAATAGTGGTAATTGGCGGTGGAAATGTGGCTATGGATATTACCCGTTCGCTGGCACGTTTGCAAAATCAAAAATACGGCAACGTGCAGCTTATTGCCACCAGTCTGGAAACCGAAGAAAAAATGCCTGCCGACCGTGAAGAAGTTGTTGAAGCACGCGAAGAAAAAGCAACGGTGAATCCGGGTTGGGCGCCACAAAAAGTGGAAATTGTTGACGGAAAAGTGAAAGGCCTGCATGTGGTTCAGTGCTTGTCGTTATTCGACGAAACGGGAGCCTTTAATCCGCAGTGCAACATGGAAAATAAAAATTTCTTCGAAGGTGATATGATTGTAGAATCCATCGGTCAGGGAATGGATTTGAGTTATATATCGGAGGACATTAAAGAGAACCTGGAAATGGGACCGCGAGGAAGGGTTAAAGTAAATAACGATTTCCAAACCAGCGTGCCGTGGTTATTTATGGGTGGTGACACCATTCAGGGACCCGACGTAATTCACGGAATTGCAAACGGGCATCGTGCCGCTCTGGGTATCGATCGGTTTTTAATTGGAGAATAAAAAAGATTTGAATAATGAGTATCGATTGAAGATTTTGGATTAACGATTTTTGGGAGGCGCGTTTGAAAGTATTGGAGAACATTTTGTCATTCAACATTCGATATTAAAGATTAAAAAAATACATCATGAATATTTCAACAAAATACATGGGATTGGAGCTGAAAAGCCCGATTATCGTTGGTAGCTCATCGTTAACCGAAAAGGTAGAAAATTCGGTAGCTTACGAGAAAGCCGGTGCCGGAGCAATTGTATTAAAATCGCTTTTCGAGGAACAAATACTGCACGATGTCGATTCGCAGAGGCTAAACAATATGTATGGCACGTACAATGACCAGGAACATTATGCGATGTATTTTAGCAAAAAACACAATCTGTCGAATTACATCAGCTTAATCGAAAAAAGTAAGGCTGCATTAAGTATTCCGGTTATAGCAAGCATTAATTGTGTGTCGGCGGAGGAATGGATTTCGTATGCCAAAATGATCGAGGATGCCGGTGCCGATGCGTTGGAAGTAAACCTGTTTTTGTTACCTGCCGATATAAATGAAACAGGAGAAGAAAAGGAAAAAGAGTATTTCGATATTATTGAAAAAGTAAGCGAAGTAATTACCATTCCATTTTCGATTAAACTCAGTTACTATTTTTCAGGATTGGCAAATTTTATTAAACGCATTTCCACTACCAAAGCCTCGTCGGTGGTGTTATTCAACAAATTTTACAGTCCCGATGTGGATATTCAAAAGGAAAAAATTTCATCGGGCGACGTGATGAGCACTAAAGAATTGAATACAATGACTTTGCGCTGGATTGGAATTTTGTACGATAAAGTGGATATAGAATTAACAGCTTCGGGAGGAATTTTTAATGGCGAGCAGATGATTAAAAATCTGTTGGTTGGTGCGCAGACAACTGAAGTTGTTTCTGCCATTTATAAAAACGGTGCAAAAGTTATCGAGGAAATGACTGCGACTTTAAACGACTGGATGACCCGTCACAATTACAATTCAATTGAAGAATTCCGAGGAAAAGCCAGCCAGAAAAACATCAAAAAACCAATTCTTTTCGAGCGTACCCAGTTTATGCGTTATTTTTCAGACGCAGGATATTAATATTCAAAAATAAATTTGAAACGAATAATACCTGCTTTTAGATAAATAAGTAGTGTTTTTTGTGTATGGGTGAGAACATATAAAATTATAGAGGAGTAGAGTTGAATTATTTTTTGAGTATACTTTTGAAGGTCATTGTTACTCCTATCGCTGCAAATACAGCTAAAGAAAACAGAAAAGTTTCTTTTGATAAACCAAAACAACACGAAAGGAAACTTAAAATGATGGTAGCAAAGAATCCTAGAATCCCCCAAAGTTCGAGGTTTAAAAGAGCTATTAATAATACTTTTTTCATGATAAAAATTTTCACTAAAAATAAATCTAATAATGCACATATGGCGATAATTTCATGTGATAAATATCTCATTTGACTGTGATTTTGTTCCGATTAATTAAATAGTTTATGGAATCAAATAATATAAAATGCCGAACCTGTGTGATTAAGTCGAGCGCTGCTTCGGTTTTAAACTACGATGAACTTGGTATATTAGAGAAAGCTTGTTTCCAAACAAATTTTCGCAAAGGCGAATTAATTTTTAAAGAAGGGGCTCCTGCCCAACATATTACGTATATACGCGACGGTTTTGTTAAACTGAGTAAAATAATTCGGGCAGGAAAAGAAAACATAGTAAGTATTTCAAAACAAGGTGCTTATCTTGGAATTCAGAATTTAAATAAAACCAATACGATCAATTATTTTTCGGCTTATGCCATTTCCGACACGCTAGTTTGTTTCCTCGACATCGACTATTTCGACCAATTAATTAAACATAATGGGGAGTTTGCATCAGAAGTAATTTCCTATATTATTAATGATGAAATGGGTAATTTTGATCGATTGCTTAACAATGTTCAGCAACAATTACCGGGAAGGTTGGCAAGTATTCTCTTTTACTTTAGCAAGCAAGTATTTTGTCAAAATCCTTTTAACCTAAACATTACCAAGAATGAACTTGCCTCATTAATTGGAACATCACGTGAAAGTGTTACCCGCTTATTAAAAGATTTCCAGGATAATGGTATTATAAAAATGGAAAAAAGCAGCATTACTATTTTGGATGAACCCAAATTAATGGAAATCAAAAGGAAAGGCTAGAATAAATTTTAGTTTATAATTTGCTTTGTCAGGCTGAATATATTTCAGCATCTCTATTAGTACAAAGAAGATTCCAATATTAATCCGGAATGACTTAAACGAAATCAGGCCATGAAACTGCTGAAGTTTATACTTTGTTGTAGGCAATCGACATTCTAATGTGTAACTTGCACTACTTCAACAGTGTGTTAAATTTTATATGCGTGTATTCCATATACGTTAATTCCCATCTCTATAATTTTAAGCTATTTTCGTGCAAAGAGTATTCTGTTAAAAGCAGTTCAGTTTTCTATGAAATTAAAATTTTACGTACTTTAGTCTGAATCAGAATTAATGCTGATAAATTTGTTGCATTTATAGTTTGAAAGATACGTCATGAAAAAATTAGGCAAAGTAGTATTGTACACTTTAGTAACGTTCATTTTTGTTTTGGTCGTGCTGATTGTTGTTGCAGCTTTGGCCGAAAAAAAGATTGTAAAACTGGCACTCGAGCAGGTGAGTAAGACCACCGATATTCCAATTCGTGCCGATGAAATTGATTTTACCCTGGTGCATAATTTTCCGTATGCGACCATCCGATGTACAAATTTATTGGTGAGTTCGCCTGAAACCAACGGTGATTTTGAGTCGGACACTTTATTTTATGCCGAACGTTTATTTATTTCGGTGGCGTCGAAACCCTTGCTAAAAAGCATTTTTGAAGTTAAAGTGGTTGAGATGGACAATGCCGAAGTTTTTTATTCGCTTGACACAGCCGGAATAAGCAACATCAATTTTTTGAACGATACCACGCAGAAAGCTGTAATTGATACATCAGACAACAATATATTTTTGGATATAAAAGAATTTAACATTCAAAACTTTACCTGCCATTACAAAGACAGCCAACAAAAAGCATCGGCAAATCTGTTTTTGGAAGAGCTTAATTTATCGGGATTAATCGACAACGACGATTACAAGGGAAAAGCAGAAGGTGCAGCCATTTTGACGAATTGTACTTTCGGGACTACAAATTTGTATCGGATGCAAAAAACTGTTATGGACTTTAAAATGGCATACAATGATAATTTGCTAAGCATTGAAAATGCTGATGTAGCCGTTGATGAGGATGCACTTTTTTCGCTTGCAGGGAAGTTTAATTTAAGCGACAGTACGTTGACCGATGTGGTTTTAAAAGCCCAAAGATTGGATCTGGGAAGCTTGTTAAAGTACCTTCCTGAAAACTTATTGAAAGAATATGGAGTAACTGACTTCTCCGGAATTTTGGTTGCCGAAGCAAACATCTCCGGATTTATATCCGATTCGATAATGCCTGCTGTAACTGCCACTTTCGATTTTTCCGACGGTTTGCTTCATTACGAAGATTATCCGGTGCTAAAACAGGTTGAGTGTAAGGGAATGGCGACCAACGGAACAAATCAAAACAATTCCTCCACCAGGCTCGACATCAGTACAATGAGTTTTCGTACTGAAAAAAGTAAAGTTAGCTTGTCAGGCAACGTAAACAATCTGGATAAACCGGCCTACCAGATAAAGTCTACGATCAATATAGATCTTGGTGAGTTTGCTGATTATGTCCCGGATACATTGTTGCAGTCGATAGGCGGAAGAGTAAACGCAGTGTTTAGCACAAAAGGCATTTTGCCCGATTCCATTTCTGATGCATTTATTCACTCGGTGCTCAAAAATTCAAAAGCAAGTGCTCAATTTCAGAATATTAAGGCGGTAGTTGATAGTTCAATGTCGGTTGACAGTTTAACCGGTAAAATGGAGTATCTGCCAAACGAAATAAAACTAAACGATGTTACCGCTTTTGTGCCTTTGTACAAGCTCCGCATAAAAAACTCCGGTGCTCTAATTACCGGCGACCCGACAAAACCGGATTCGCTTGACATTGAGTTTAACGGATTTAAGGCAGCTTTCGAAAAAAGTGCTTTCGAATTGAGCGGATCGATTAAATATCCAATGAATCCGGAATATTCTGTCTCCGGGCAGGCGTATGTTGATTTACAGGAAATGCAACAGTTTTTACCCGATTCGCTTATAAATTCCATGGCAGGAACCGTGTCGGCAACATTCAGTTCGGCAGCCCGGTTAAATCCCGATTCAATTAGCGATAACCTATACGAATTACTTTTTGAAAAGAGCACTTTTAGTGCCGGCTTCAATGATGTTACCGCCGACATGCCTGCTTCAACAATGAGTGTAAGTCAGTTAACGGGACAGCTGAACTACCACGCCGACACATTTGAAATTAAAAAGCTCGGACTGAATTATATGGGGCAACAATTCGACATGAGTGAAACAACCGTATTAAATGCGTATTCAGCTGTTTTACAAAACCAGGCAAAGGAACTTTCGGTTACCGGTTCGTTTGGAGTTGGTGATTTGGATTATGCATTTTTGGAGCAATTTATGGAACTGGATACATCAAGAGTGGAGGAACTGGAAGCCGAACCGCTGAATTTCACCTACAAGATTAAAGGTAAATTTAAAGCCAATAGTATTAAATACGGCGATGCCTTGTTTGAGCACATCGATACAAAGTTTTTGCTGAAAAGCAGTTCGTATGTCTTTGATAGTCTATGTGTTGACGCTTTTGACGGAACCTCACTTTCATCTGTAAAAATTGAAATGTTACCCGACGAACTGATAGAAATATACTTTAAAACGGATGTGGAAAAAATGAACATCTCGAAAATGATAGGAGCATTTAGCGAATACATTACCTATGAAGATGTGAAGCCCGAAAATGTGCAGGGGCTGGGTTCAACCAAAATGGATGGTAAAATTGTGATGAAAAATTTCGAACCGGTTTATAACTCGCTGTTACTAAATGGCGATTTAACTCTGGAAAACGGAGCTCTGATCAATGTAAAACCGATTATGGAAGTGGAGAAAATACCGGGAATTGGTCTTAAAAACATGGACCGGCTGTACTTCAGTACCCTAAACAGCAGTGTTTTTCTATTCAACCGCGAGGTGTACATTCCGCGTACCGAAATAAAATCAAGCTCGTTTGATGCCATGTTTTTAGGAATGTACAGTTTTGGCGAAGATTACGACTACCACATTCGTATGTTTTTGGGAGAAGTACTTTCGAGCAAATCAAAAGCAAATCTTCGTAAACAGGCACAAGACAACGGTTTTGGCGAAGATGTGGAAGCAGATGAAAAAACACTCACCAAGGGCAGGACTTCGATTTATCTGGTTTCGAAATCGGAGAACGGGAAAGAAAAGGCAGGCTTTGATAAAAAACAAGACCGGGCGAATATGAAAGCAAAAGTAAATTTGCAGAAACAAATGGTTGATATGCGTTTTCACCCCACTTTAGTAAAATATGACACGGAACAATAGTATGTTGAAACATTTGCTTTTCGGATTTTTATTGTTGGGTTTATGGAGTTTAAGCGGATGTAAATCAAAGACCTCAAAAACTTCAATTCAAGTACAAAATGAGGTAATACAAAAAACCGGCGATGTTATTTTTGGCGACAATGCAGCACCGAACACCGTTTTTTTATTTGCAAGTTACAATTGCGATTACTGCCGTTATTTTTTTTCAAGAACTTACCCCGGGTTAAAAACCAATTATTTAGACAAGGGCAAAATAAAGCTGGTTGTAAAGTGGCTCGATTTTGAAGAAAACCCTCAGGTTTTACAGTCGCTACAGGCGGCCAGTTGTATCGGTCAGTTCGGAGTTTACGAAAAATTTCATGAGTTATTGTTGGTAAATCCGGCAGTTGTTTTTACCGATGATTTTTCGGCGCTACTTGACGATATTATGCAAGATAATTCCGAAATTGCAGAATGTATTTTGCAAAATAACGAATATGAGTATCTTCGTTTAAATGTGAGTGAATTCCGGGAGAATAAATTTACAGGAACTCCAACATTTGTTTTGAATAAAAATGCGTACAGTGGTTTTATATCATTTATTAACTTTGAAAAATTACTCGCAAAAGAATTTAATTTATAAGGATAACAATCAAATTATGAAAGCAAAACTAATCGCAACCTTTATACTCGGAATATTTATACTGGCTTCGTGTACCGAAACCGGATCAGAAGAATTTTGTAATAATCCGGGAGCAACATGTCCCGATGCATCGGCCATTGAAGCTACATCCTGTTGTACCGATCAGGATTGTTACTGGATTTACAACGGAACTCAGTACGATTGCAACGGAGATGATTGTAGTACCGCAATCAACACCATTGTGGCAAGTGCTTGTGCTTCGGCAGCAGCCGGTATCGATATTTCCATTAATGATTACGACGTATTACGAGCACAGATGCAGGCTGTTACCAATAAATTATTAATCGAAGCCAGATCAGCCTCAGGTTGTGAATATTAAAGAATTTTCCTGATTTCTTTTATCAAAAAAGATCCTCTTTTATTTTTTAGGATTTTCGTTTTTCTTGTGCTGCAATCAAGTGGCGCAACAACAAAACGTAGGCGGTATTTCTGCTGTAATGACGGCAGGTTTAGCTTCTGTAATAAGGTAACAGTTCAAATTGTACCCTATAATGCATAAAGCGAAGTATTAGTTGGCAGAGAACAAAAATTGGCGGCTGATCAGGAAACAAGTTTATAAAGAGTCTAAATTTAGATCTAACATAAGCTTCTTACTAGGAAGAATTGGCAATTGTTTTTATCTTTATTTCATCAACTAATTGTACCGTTAAATGAGTACCAATAAATGCCCTAAGTGCCACAATATGGTGAGCGTAACGGATAAATTCTGTCCGGTTTGTGGAGCACCTCTCCACAAAATATCTTCTGATGTTGTAAGTTGTAAAAGTTGCAATCACCAAAACAAACAAGGTGCTGCATTTTGCGAAAAATGTGGTAATTCTCTTGGTGAGCTAAATACTGAAGCACAGAATAAAATCCCTTCAGAAAATGCCCATAAAATCGTGTCAAAAGGCAATTACACAGGTACCATGGTAAAAGGAAAAACTTCGCGGGGATGGAAGATTTTCAGAAAACTAATAATCGCACTGGTGCTTCTCGCTGTTGTTGCTTTAATTGTGTGGTTTCAGGTTGATCCCGATGCAGGTACGAAATTGAAAGACGCCGCCATGGGAACCGCTTTTATGGCTGTATTCTTTTTTGTTGGTTGGCTTTTTATGCGAGGTAAAAAGGGAAATAAATACGACTGGGACGACGACCAGTACAGCGATGTGGCAGATGACGATGATTAACGCCTAATACTATAAAATATGCCGTTTTGTACAAGTTGTGGTAAAGAGATAACTACAGGAGCAAAATTTTGCAGTTCGTGTGGTAAAGAGCAAATTTCAGGTACTCCGCAGTGTTCCAACTGTGGAAAAGAACTTGGAGAGAACGAAAAGTTTTGTTCGGATTGTGGCACTCCGGTTGTAAAAAACACGGAGAAAAAGGTTCAGGATAAAACGAAATCTGAACCAAAACCCAAAGAAGAAGATCGCACTCCTGAAGGCCGAAAAATTATAAAAGCCGCAACTAAAGCGCCTGTTCAAATGAAACAGGCACCGACAGCGAAACGTGCGAATGCCCCAACAAAACGTCCACCAAAGAATAAAAAGAGGAGCCCGGTTGGATGTTTCTTTCGAACGCTGTTTATTCTGATTTCCATTGTGGCGGTATCGGCCTTAATTATTGTAGTTGTTAATGTGTTTTTTATAGAAGACGACGGAGCAAAA
The sequence above is a segment of the uncultured Draconibacterium sp. genome. Coding sequences within it:
- a CDS encoding zinc ribbon domain-containing protein produces the protein MPFCTSCGKEITTGAKFCSSCGKEQISGTPQCSNCGKELGENEKFCSDCGTPVVKNTEKKVQDKTKSEPKPKEEDRTPEGRKIIKAATKAPVQMKQAPTAKRANAPTKRPPKNKKRSPVGCFFRTLFILISIVAVSALIIVVVNVFFIEDDGAKTNTAQEYNAAKNDGLTDTNIPGIVDIEPGDESHLPENRSVDSKAISTTNFQEDKAIKKAAKSVEEAFEKADITLLKQQLSESAQSQYSGVFEQIQPHMKDYAGAFKKRKLISSTEAYKVYEFSAGSGEKYSAAFAFQPDGSWKLVRF
- a CDS encoding Crp/Fnr family transcriptional regulator, which gives rise to MESNNIKCRTCVIKSSAASVLNYDELGILEKACFQTNFRKGELIFKEGAPAQHITYIRDGFVKLSKIIRAGKENIVSISKQGAYLGIQNLNKTNTINYFSAYAISDTLVCFLDIDYFDQLIKHNGEFASEVISYIINDEMGNFDRLLNNVQQQLPGRLASILFYFSKQVFCQNPFNLNITKNELASLIGTSRESVTRLLKDFQDNGIIKMEKSSITILDEPKLMEIKRKG
- a CDS encoding FAD-dependent oxidoreductase is translated as MSSIKDILMPFTAWKNVFKEPVTIKDPINDRPGAARYRGFHKNDVSTCIGCGTCESICENEAIDMVAIANFEPKDGDSGLRPKVDYGRCCWCALCVDVCTTGSLSMSNEYTWVDTDPENFRFIPGVDEKNWDKNELGWKKPEGDDYQFYGLERVKMGELHPEERDDSFIEMIQGFSKEQAEKEADRCVECGICTATCPAHMGIPEYIKAIRNDDLEEGLRILYDTNPLPEICGRICTHKCESVCSIGHRGEPLSIRWLKRYIADQNPSEKYKTILETDFIEKNGKKIAIIGSGPAGLSAAHYLAKLGYEVEIFEKLAQAGGMMRFGIPEYRLPYDQIDKDVNYILSLGVKIHYNVNVGADITLEKLGKDFDAVFAGTGLHLGRSTRIEGSDHENVYQSIELLRKITQGEEIHVAEKIVVIGGGNVAMDITRSLARLQNQKYGNVQLIATSLETEEKMPADREEVVEAREEKATVNPGWAPQKVEIVDGKVKGLHVVQCLSLFDETGAFNPQCNMENKNFFEGDMIVESIGQGMDLSYISEDIKENLEMGPRGRVKVNNDFQTSVPWLFMGGDTIQGPDVIHGIANGHRAALGIDRFLIGE
- a CDS encoding DsbA family protein encodes the protein MTRNNSMLKHLLFGFLLLGLWSLSGCKSKTSKTSIQVQNEVIQKTGDVIFGDNAAPNTVFLFASYNCDYCRYFFSRTYPGLKTNYLDKGKIKLVVKWLDFEENPQVLQSLQAASCIGQFGVYEKFHELLLVNPAVVFTDDFSALLDDIMQDNSEIAECILQNNEYEYLRLNVSEFRENKFTGTPTFVLNKNAYSGFISFINFEKLLAKEFNL
- a CDS encoding zinc ribbon domain-containing protein; its protein translation is MSTNKCPKCHNMVSVTDKFCPVCGAPLHKISSDVVSCKSCNHQNKQGAAFCEKCGNSLGELNTEAQNKIPSENAHKIVSKGNYTGTMVKGKTSRGWKIFRKLIIALVLLAVVALIVWFQVDPDAGTKLKDAAMGTAFMAVFFFVGWLFMRGKKGNKYDWDDDQYSDVADDDD
- a CDS encoding AsmA family protein; this translates as MKKLGKVVLYTLVTFIFVLVVLIVVAALAEKKIVKLALEQVSKTTDIPIRADEIDFTLVHNFPYATIRCTNLLVSSPETNGDFESDTLFYAERLFISVASKPLLKSIFEVKVVEMDNAEVFYSLDTAGISNINFLNDTTQKAVIDTSDNNIFLDIKEFNIQNFTCHYKDSQQKASANLFLEELNLSGLIDNDDYKGKAEGAAILTNCTFGTTNLYRMQKTVMDFKMAYNDNLLSIENADVAVDEDALFSLAGKFNLSDSTLTDVVLKAQRLDLGSLLKYLPENLLKEYGVTDFSGILVAEANISGFISDSIMPAVTATFDFSDGLLHYEDYPVLKQVECKGMATNGTNQNNSSTRLDISTMSFRTEKSKVSLSGNVNNLDKPAYQIKSTINIDLGEFADYVPDTLLQSIGGRVNAVFSTKGILPDSISDAFIHSVLKNSKASAQFQNIKAVVDSSMSVDSLTGKMEYLPNEIKLNDVTAFVPLYKLRIKNSGALITGDPTKPDSLDIEFNGFKAAFEKSAFELSGSIKYPMNPEYSVSGQAYVDLQEMQQFLPDSLINSMAGTVSATFSSAARLNPDSISDNLYELLFEKSTFSAGFNDVTADMPASTMSVSQLTGQLNYHADTFEIKKLGLNYMGQQFDMSETTVLNAYSAVLQNQAKELSVTGSFGVGDLDYAFLEQFMELDTSRVEELEAEPLNFTYKIKGKFKANSIKYGDALFEHIDTKFLLKSSSYVFDSLCVDAFDGTSLSSVKIEMLPDELIEIYFKTDVEKMNISKMIGAFSEYITYEDVKPENVQGLGSTKMDGKIVMKNFEPVYNSLLLNGDLTLENGALINVKPIMEVEKIPGIGLKNMDRLYFSTLNSSVFLFNREVYIPRTEIKSSSFDAMFLGMYSFGEDYDYHIRMFLGEVLSSKSKANLRKQAQDNGFGEDVEADEKTLTKGRTSIYLVSKSENGKEKAGFDKKQDRANMKAKVNLQKQMVDMRFHPTLVKYDTEQ
- a CDS encoding dihydroorotate dehydrogenase-like protein, encoding MNISTKYMGLELKSPIIVGSSSLTEKVENSVAYEKAGAGAIVLKSLFEEQILHDVDSQRLNNMYGTYNDQEHYAMYFSKKHNLSNYISLIEKSKAALSIPVIASINCVSAEEWISYAKMIEDAGADALEVNLFLLPADINETGEEKEKEYFDIIEKVSEVITIPFSIKLSYYFSGLANFIKRISTTKASSVVLFNKFYSPDVDIQKEKISSGDVMSTKELNTMTLRWIGILYDKVDIELTASGGIFNGEQMIKNLLVGAQTTEVVSAIYKNGAKVIEEMTATLNDWMTRHNYNSIEEFRGKASQKNIKKPILFERTQFMRYFSDAGY